One Cellulomonas taurus genomic region harbors:
- a CDS encoding universal stress protein, with protein MGYELGTDGPSSIVVGVDGSDPSLRAASYALGQARRQGCRLVAVYARSTTGGIASALDASGAARGAMLAAQDEVEFLLRRAHLTETHGVDTELLIRPGDPFQVLSEVAHEVRADCVVVGSSASLGHRIAGSLAVRLVRNAHWPVTVVP; from the coding sequence GTGGGCTACGAGCTCGGCACCGACGGACCGTCGTCGATCGTGGTGGGCGTGGACGGTTCGGATCCGTCGCTGCGCGCCGCGTCCTACGCGCTCGGCCAGGCCCGCCGACAGGGCTGCCGACTGGTGGCGGTGTACGCCCGCAGCACCACCGGAGGGATCGCCTCGGCGCTGGACGCCAGCGGGGCGGCCCGGGGCGCGATGCTCGCCGCGCAGGACGAGGTCGAGTTCCTGCTGCGCCGCGCCCACCTCACCGAGACGCACGGCGTCGACACCGAACTGCTGATCCGCCCGGGCGACCCGTTCCAGGTGCTCTCCGAGGTCGCCCACGAGGTACGCGCCGACTGCGTGGTGGTCGGCTCCTCGGCGTCCCTCGGCCACCGGATCGCGGGGTCGCTCGCGGTCCGGCTGGTCCGCAACGCGCACTGGCCGGTCACCGTCGTGCCCTGA
- a CDS encoding S8 family peptidase, protein MRHPLHRSAPRPARGHGPSRALALVTTAVLLGTLSPAVAQAVSADPAPSSTGAATAEPTPWGQSIRRDESQPSPAPTQGPTGSVPVDPTISGPAAGSGTPQVGVGPDAPLPTTTEDPSSTAAPTPEPAPAQAPVEGAVTDTPADEPTTPMLVTLAPGTDVAAAAADATAGDASAVADVYPAVTGFAADLTASAIADLDADPRVIAVEPDGAVSATATERPPTWGLDRIDQADLPLSGTYTYTYTGRGVTAYVLDTGILATHREFGGRVGSGFTAVQDGRGTTDCHGHGTHVAGTIGGATYGVAKQVTLVPVRVLGCDGRGTFSQLIAGIDWIIEHHQPGQPAVANISLGGVENSVVNDAVARLVASGVVVAVAAGNDNRNACETSPASAPEAITVGASTTSDRRWASSNWGPCLDLFAPGEYILSATYRSTTSTASMSGTSMAAPHVAGAAALALQSTPQATPAQVWQQLASVSSANRITDAGAGSNPRLLRIPPSTVTVNAVLGRAVSYSSLTGRG, encoded by the coding sequence ATGCGTCACCCCCTCCACCGCTCGGCCCCCCGGCCCGCCCGGGGCCATGGCCCGTCCCGCGCCCTCGCGCTGGTGACCACGGCCGTCCTGCTCGGCACGCTCAGCCCCGCCGTGGCCCAGGCGGTCTCCGCCGACCCCGCCCCGTCCAGCACCGGAGCCGCCACCGCTGAGCCGACGCCTTGGGGCCAGTCGATCCGGCGCGACGAGTCCCAGCCCTCCCCCGCGCCGACGCAGGGCCCGACCGGGAGCGTGCCGGTGGACCCGACGATCTCCGGCCCGGCGGCCGGCAGCGGCACCCCGCAGGTCGGCGTCGGCCCCGATGCCCCGCTCCCGACGACCACCGAGGACCCGTCGTCGACGGCCGCGCCGACTCCGGAACCCGCACCGGCACAGGCACCGGTCGAGGGCGCCGTCACCGACACCCCGGCGGACGAACCGACCACCCCCATGCTGGTCACCCTGGCGCCGGGCACCGATGTGGCGGCCGCCGCCGCCGACGCCACCGCCGGCGACGCCTCCGCGGTCGCGGACGTCTACCCCGCCGTCACCGGGTTCGCCGCCGACCTCACCGCGAGCGCCATCGCCGACCTGGACGCCGACCCACGGGTGATCGCCGTCGAGCCGGATGGCGCGGTGTCCGCCACCGCGACCGAGCGCCCGCCGACCTGGGGTCTGGACCGGATCGATCAGGCCGATCTCCCGCTGTCCGGCACCTACACCTACACGTACACCGGCCGAGGCGTGACCGCCTACGTGCTGGACACCGGGATCCTGGCCACCCACCGCGAATTCGGCGGCCGGGTCGGATCCGGCTTCACCGCGGTGCAGGACGGTCGGGGCACCACGGACTGCCACGGGCACGGCACCCACGTGGCCGGAACGATCGGCGGGGCGACCTACGGCGTCGCCAAGCAGGTCACGCTGGTGCCGGTCCGGGTGCTCGGTTGCGACGGCCGGGGCACCTTCAGCCAGCTCATCGCCGGGATCGACTGGATCATCGAGCACCACCAGCCCGGCCAGCCCGCGGTGGCGAACATCAGCCTCGGCGGGGTCGAGAACTCCGTGGTCAACGACGCGGTGGCCCGACTGGTCGCCAGCGGCGTCGTGGTCGCGGTCGCCGCGGGCAACGACAATCGGAACGCCTGCGAGACCTCCCCGGCCAGCGCCCCGGAGGCGATCACGGTGGGGGCGAGCACCACCAGCGATCGCCGGTGGGCCAGCTCCAACTGGGGGCCGTGCCTGGACCTGTTCGCCCCCGGCGAGTACATCTTGTCGGCGACCTACCGCAGCACGACGTCGACCGCCTCGATGTCCGGCACGTCGATGGCGGCCCCGCACGTGGCCGGTGCCGCCGCGTTGGCCCTCCAGAGCACTCCGCAGGCGACACCGGCGCAGGTGTGGCAGCAGCTGGCCTCGGTCAGTTCGGCGAACCGGATTACCGACGCCGGTGCCGGCTCGAACCCGCGGCTGCTGCGCATCCCGCCGTCGACGGTCACCGTCAACGCGGTGCTCGGCCGGGCGGTGTCCTACAGCTCGCTCACGGGTCGAGGGTGA
- a CDS encoding glycoside hydrolase family 3 protein, whose translation MNDGTTGLTPDSLAQASTTVLDEDRHVDPELARLARRAAADGAVLLRNGGTLPLATDARVALFGRVQIDYFTVGYGSGGDVNAPYSWNLLDGLRDAGVAVDAELAAVYTDWSAAHRPDPGEWGTWPRSFDEMPLDDTLVAAAAERTDLAVVVIGRAAGESRDNTLEQGSFLLTDDERTMLTQVTAAFDRVVLVLDIGSTMDLSWLEEDFGRRIDAVLLAWQGGMESGRAVADLLTGTVSPSGRLTDSVALSYPDYPTAGNFGHPDVNVYAEDIYVGYRFFQTFAPERVQFPFGFGLGYTTFDLTDDGSTVQGETATVRTRVTNTGDRPGRHTVQVYAARPQGALGQPLLTLAAFGKTGELAPGDSTVVTLTVDLAELASYDDSGSTGHRHAWVLEAGEYALQVGADVRDAGQRLPVATFTVDDTRVVQQLRQAIAPDPAHPFVRMRPTAEDGSFRVTWEETPTSTVDRAERITADLPTELTPTGARLTLADVAAGRATVEELVADLSPIELEALTRGDYVMDSKLGAPGNAGVLGGTIESLRARGIAAVTTTDGPSGIRLSAYASLLPCGTALAATWDPELVQALATAHGAEMVAKGSDILLSPGMNIHRDPLCGRNFEYLSEDPLVTGRIAGAIVRGIQANGVAACPKHFAANNQEENRNRNDSRVSERALREIYLRGFQIVVTEARPQTIMTSYNKINGVWAHYHHDLVTTVLREEWGYTGLVMTDWWMQPATDPDFPALTNDAYRVRAQVDVLMPGGADFGTGHGDGSLLASLDQEDGITLAEVQRTAVNVVRFVLGSRPVRDGRV comes from the coding sequence ATGAACGACGGCACGACCGGCCTGACCCCCGATTCCCTGGCCCAGGCATCGACCACGGTGCTGGACGAGGACCGGCATGTCGACCCCGAACTCGCCCGGCTCGCCCGGCGCGCGGCAGCCGACGGGGCAGTGCTGCTCCGCAACGGTGGCACGCTGCCGCTGGCGACCGACGCGCGTGTGGCGCTGTTCGGCCGGGTGCAGATCGACTACTTCACCGTGGGCTACGGCTCCGGCGGCGACGTGAACGCCCCGTACTCGTGGAACCTGCTGGACGGTCTGCGGGACGCCGGCGTCGCCGTCGACGCCGAGCTGGCCGCCGTCTACACCGACTGGTCCGCCGCGCACCGCCCCGACCCCGGCGAGTGGGGCACCTGGCCGCGGTCCTTCGACGAGATGCCGCTGGACGACACCCTGGTCGCCGCGGCGGCCGAGCGGACGGATCTGGCGGTGGTCGTCATCGGCCGGGCCGCGGGCGAGTCGCGGGACAACACCCTGGAGCAGGGCAGCTTCCTGCTCACCGACGACGAGCGCACCATGCTCACCCAGGTCACCGCCGCCTTCGACCGGGTGGTCCTGGTGCTGGACATCGGCAGCACGATGGACCTGAGCTGGCTGGAGGAGGACTTCGGCCGCCGGATCGACGCGGTGCTGCTCGCCTGGCAGGGCGGGATGGAGTCCGGCCGTGCGGTGGCTGACCTGCTCACCGGGACCGTCTCCCCCAGCGGACGACTGACCGACTCCGTGGCGCTCAGCTACCCGGACTACCCCACCGCTGGGAACTTCGGGCACCCGGACGTCAACGTCTACGCCGAGGACATCTACGTCGGCTACCGGTTCTTCCAGACCTTCGCCCCCGAGCGGGTGCAGTTCCCCTTCGGCTTCGGCCTGGGCTACACCACCTTCGACCTGACCGACGACGGCTCGACCGTCCAGGGCGAGACCGCCACCGTCCGCACCCGGGTCACCAACACCGGCGACCGGCCCGGGCGGCACACCGTGCAGGTGTACGCGGCCCGGCCGCAGGGCGCCCTCGGTCAGCCGCTGCTCACCCTGGCCGCCTTCGGCAAGACCGGCGAGCTGGCTCCCGGCGACTCCACCGTGGTCACCCTGACCGTCGACCTCGCGGAGCTGGCCAGTTACGACGACTCCGGCTCCACCGGTCACCGGCACGCCTGGGTGCTCGAGGCCGGTGAGTACGCCCTGCAGGTCGGTGCCGATGTCCGCGACGCCGGTCAGCGACTCCCCGTGGCGACGTTCACCGTCGACGACACCCGGGTCGTCCAGCAGCTGCGGCAGGCCATCGCCCCCGACCCCGCCCACCCGTTCGTGCGGATGCGTCCCACCGCCGAGGACGGCAGCTTCCGGGTGACCTGGGAGGAGACGCCGACCAGCACCGTGGACCGGGCCGAGCGAATCACCGCCGACCTGCCGACCGAACTGACACCGACCGGGGCCCGCCTCACCCTCGCGGACGTCGCCGCCGGTCGGGCCACCGTCGAGGAGCTGGTCGCCGACCTCAGCCCGATCGAGCTGGAGGCGCTCACCCGCGGCGACTACGTGATGGACAGCAAGCTCGGCGCCCCCGGCAACGCCGGTGTGCTCGGCGGCACCATCGAGTCGCTGCGCGCCCGGGGCATCGCGGCGGTCACCACCACCGACGGCCCCTCCGGCATCCGACTGTCCGCCTACGCCAGCCTGCTGCCCTGCGGCACCGCATTGGCCGCGACCTGGGACCCGGAGCTGGTGCAGGCACTGGCCACCGCCCACGGCGCGGAGATGGTCGCCAAGGGCTCCGACATCCTGCTCAGCCCGGGGATGAACATCCACCGCGACCCGCTGTGCGGCCGCAACTTCGAGTACCTGTCCGAGGACCCGCTGGTCACCGGCCGGATCGCCGGAGCCATCGTGCGCGGCATCCAGGCGAACGGGGTCGCCGCCTGCCCCAAGCACTTCGCGGCGAACAACCAGGAGGAGAACCGCAACCGCAACGACTCCCGGGTGTCCGAGCGCGCCCTGCGGGAGATCTACCTGCGCGGCTTCCAGATCGTCGTCACCGAGGCGCGGCCGCAGACGATCATGACCAGCTACAACAAGATCAACGGCGTGTGGGCGCACTACCACCACGACCTGGTCACCACCGTGCTGCGCGAGGAGTGGGGCTACACCGGGCTGGTGATGACCGACTGGTGGATGCAGCCCGCCACCGACCCCGATTTCCCGGCGCTGACCAACGACGCCTACCGGGTGCGGGCGCAGGTGGACGTGCTGATGCCCGGCGGCGCCGACTTCGGCACCGGCCACGGCGACGGGTCACTGCTGGCCAGCCTGGACCAGGAGGACGGCATCACGCTGGCCGAGGTGCAGCGGACGGCGGTGAACGTGGTGCGGTTCGTGCTGGGCAGTCGGCCGGTGCGGGACGGGCGGGTCTGA
- a CDS encoding DUF4041 domain-containing protein yields the protein MNAPAPGWYTDPQNSALVRWWDGRQWTHHAQPAQPAQPAQPAQPAQPAQAEVPSPSATTAESDEDKIPLFGARAYARRLQDQIVELEHQFERIGGLSLVQIQDEVRQAELRLAQIEREAASKQHELAEVQAALLDVRHAVDLQEVGLYDFAHPAEASATLANQLAAVRLAIKQMVKDGTAVSASQTFTYNGSVAKGRTFAKNMAKTMLAAYNAEAENAIKAVKAGGLSTARDRLDRVVTRIERNGEMVDLRLNPEYHRLRLDELTLAERHMQAVKAERDAERERKQELREQQKAEAELRRERERLDKERSHYLNVIEALRARGDLEELARIERRLGDVDRAITEVDYRAANMRAGYVYVISNIGAMGERMVKIGMTRRLEPMDRVRELGDASVPFPFDVHALFFADDAVAVESMLHRTFDERRVNRVNTRREFFYCTPHEVLEALREHGVSVVEYTVEPEAEQFRLSRAADPVPLGSTRSAAV from the coding sequence GTGAACGCTCCTGCACCCGGCTGGTACACCGATCCGCAGAACAGCGCACTGGTTCGGTGGTGGGATGGCCGTCAGTGGACCCACCATGCTCAACCGGCTCAACCGGCTCAACCGGCTCAACCGGCTCAACCGGCTCAACCGGCTCAAGCCGAGGTTCCCAGCCCGAGCGCCACGACAGCGGAGTCTGACGAGGACAAGATTCCGCTGTTCGGTGCCCGGGCTTACGCACGGCGGCTGCAGGACCAGATCGTCGAGCTGGAGCACCAATTCGAGCGGATCGGCGGACTGTCCCTGGTGCAGATCCAGGACGAGGTGCGTCAGGCCGAGCTCCGTCTGGCACAGATCGAACGAGAAGCGGCGAGCAAACAGCACGAGCTCGCCGAGGTGCAGGCGGCATTGCTCGACGTCCGGCACGCCGTCGACCTTCAGGAGGTCGGGCTGTACGACTTCGCTCATCCCGCTGAGGCGTCCGCCACGCTGGCGAATCAGCTCGCCGCGGTGCGGCTGGCGATCAAGCAGATGGTGAAGGACGGCACTGCGGTGAGCGCAAGCCAGACGTTCACCTACAACGGCTCGGTCGCCAAGGGACGAACCTTCGCGAAGAACATGGCGAAGACGATGTTGGCCGCGTACAACGCTGAGGCGGAGAACGCGATCAAGGCGGTCAAAGCTGGCGGTCTGAGCACCGCGCGGGATCGACTCGACCGCGTGGTGACCAGGATCGAGCGCAATGGGGAGATGGTCGATCTTCGGCTCAATCCGGAGTACCACCGACTGCGCTTGGACGAGCTGACGCTCGCTGAACGCCACATGCAGGCGGTGAAGGCGGAGCGCGACGCTGAGCGGGAGCGCAAGCAAGAACTGCGCGAGCAGCAGAAAGCCGAGGCGGAGCTGCGGCGGGAACGCGAGCGGTTGGACAAGGAACGCTCGCACTACCTCAACGTGATCGAGGCGTTGCGCGCTCGAGGCGATCTCGAGGAACTCGCCAGGATCGAGCGGCGGCTCGGCGACGTGGATCGAGCGATCACGGAGGTCGACTACCGGGCAGCCAACATGCGCGCGGGCTATGTGTACGTCATCTCCAACATCGGCGCGATGGGCGAGCGCATGGTCAAAATCGGGATGACCCGACGACTGGAACCGATGGATCGGGTGCGCGAACTGGGCGACGCCTCGGTGCCCTTCCCGTTCGACGTGCACGCCCTGTTCTTCGCCGACGACGCCGTGGCCGTGGAGTCGATGTTGCACCGCACATTCGACGAGCGGCGGGTGAATCGGGTGAACACCCGCCGCGAGTTCTTCTATTGCACACCGCACGAGGTGCTGGAGGCGCTGCGCGAACACGGGGTGTCGGTGGTCGAGTACACCGTGGAACCCGAGGCCGAACAGTTCCGGCTCAGCCGCGCCGCCGACCCGGTGCCGCTAGGAAGCACCAGGTCGGCGGCCGTCTGA
- a CDS encoding flavodoxin family protein — MTDDLTALALIGSLKPSPSPSSSEHLANQVLSALAQHGVTGSTLRLADHDIRPGVETDMGDGDQWPAIREQILAADILLIATPIWMGQTSSVTKRALERLDAELSETQEDGRPILFDKVAAVAVVGNEDGAHHVSAEVYQALNDVGYSFAPQAVTYWVGEAMGSVDYRDLPETPESVATTTATLARNTAHLARQLRAQHYPGE, encoded by the coding sequence ATGACAGATGACCTCACCGCCCTGGCCCTGATCGGCTCGTTGAAGCCGTCCCCCTCCCCGTCCAGCAGCGAGCACCTCGCGAACCAGGTGCTCTCCGCGCTGGCCCAGCACGGCGTCACCGGCAGCACCTTGCGGCTCGCCGATCACGACATCCGCCCCGGGGTGGAGACCGACATGGGCGACGGCGACCAGTGGCCCGCGATCCGGGAGCAGATCCTCGCGGCGGACATCCTGTTGATCGCCACCCCGATCTGGATGGGCCAGACCTCCTCGGTCACCAAGCGGGCCCTCGAACGTCTGGACGCCGAACTGTCCGAGACCCAGGAGGACGGCCGCCCGATCCTGTTCGACAAGGTCGCCGCGGTGGCCGTGGTCGGCAACGAGGACGGTGCGCACCACGTCAGCGCCGAGGTCTACCAGGCGCTGAACGACGTCGGGTACTCCTTCGCACCCCAGGCGGTCACGTACTGGGTCGGCGAGGCGATGGGGTCGGTGGACTACCGCGACCTGCCCGAGACGCCCGAGTCGGTCGCCACCACCACCGCGACCCTGGCCAGGAACACCGCGCACCTCGCCCGGCAGCTGCGGGCGCAGCACTACCCCGGCGAGTGA
- a CDS encoding DMT family transporter → MEANRGWWAITAVAPITWGANYVVTRQLLPADALLWGSALRALPAGLVLLPLARALPHGKQWWQSAVLSVLNVSGFFALVYASAQLLPSSIASSVMALSPLALTLLAWPLIGQRPTVRAVSGAVVGAAALVLVLGATVGAIDPLGVLAAFAALTSSSVGALLGTRWAAGTPVLASTAWQLTLGGLLLAVVAAIGGPPPALDVRSGLGFAFTSLVATALAYLCWFGGLRRLPAAQVGALGMLNPLTGILLGTLAVGERLTAVQWAGIVVVLAAVAWTTSRPRAVVRPAEVTTTTSLVPVESGRTT, encoded by the coding sequence GTGGAAGCTAATCGAGGATGGTGGGCGATCACCGCCGTCGCACCGATCACCTGGGGTGCGAACTACGTGGTGACCCGGCAGCTGCTACCGGCCGACGCCCTGCTGTGGGGATCGGCCCTGCGCGCACTCCCGGCCGGTCTGGTGCTGTTGCCGCTGGCGCGCGCCCTGCCGCACGGCAAGCAGTGGTGGCAGTCGGCGGTGTTGTCGGTGCTGAACGTGAGCGGGTTCTTCGCGTTGGTCTACGCCTCGGCCCAGCTGCTGCCGAGCAGCATCGCGTCGTCGGTGATGGCGCTCAGTCCGCTGGCACTGACCCTGCTCGCCTGGCCGCTGATCGGGCAGCGACCGACGGTGCGGGCGGTCTCGGGTGCGGTGGTCGGCGCCGCGGCACTGGTGCTGGTGCTCGGCGCGACGGTGGGAGCGATCGACCCGCTGGGCGTGCTGGCGGCCTTCGCTGCGCTGACGTCCTCGTCGGTCGGAGCGCTGCTCGGTACTCGCTGGGCGGCCGGGACGCCGGTGCTGGCATCGACCGCGTGGCAGCTCACGCTGGGTGGGCTGCTGCTGGCGGTGGTCGCCGCCATCGGTGGGCCGCCACCGGCGCTGGACGTGCGCTCGGGGCTGGGCTTCGCGTTCACCAGTCTGGTCGCGACCGCGCTGGCCTACCTGTGCTGGTTCGGCGGGTTGCGCCGGCTGCCGGCGGCACAGGTCGGTGCTCTGGGGATGCTCAACCCGCTGACCGGCATCCTGCTCGGCACCCTCGCGGTCGGCGAACGGCTCACCGCCGTCCAGTGGGCCGGGATCGTGGTGGTGCTGGCGGCGGTCGCATGGACCACCTCTCGCCCCCGCGCCGTCGTCCGCCCGGCGGAGGTGACCACGACGACCTCCCTCGTCCCCGTCGAGTCCGGCCGCACGACGTGA
- a CDS encoding MarR family winged helix-turn-helix transcriptional regulator, with amino-acid sequence MTDDRVARIQQQWERERPDLDVSPQGLFGRLHRLADLLRDDIRALYRRYGLGEGEFDVLAALRRQGEPYELAPGVLARHTMVTTGAMTKRLDRLEESGLIVRHARDDDGRGRVVRLTGAGRTLIDEVFTAHIRNEHRLVAGLDQDQRAALVTLLGSWLADVENAD; translated from the coding sequence ATGACCGACGATCGCGTCGCCAGGATCCAGCAGCAGTGGGAGCGGGAGCGCCCCGACCTCGACGTGTCCCCGCAGGGGCTGTTCGGCCGCCTGCACCGACTGGCCGACCTGCTCAGGGACGACATCCGCGCGCTCTACCGCCGCTACGGACTGGGCGAGGGCGAGTTCGACGTCCTGGCAGCACTCCGGCGCCAGGGCGAGCCCTACGAGCTGGCGCCCGGCGTGCTCGCCCGCCACACCATGGTCACCACCGGGGCCATGACCAAGCGCCTCGACCGGCTGGAGGAATCCGGGCTGATCGTACGACACGCCCGCGACGACGACGGTCGCGGGCGGGTGGTCCGGCTGACCGGCGCGGGTCGCACCCTGATCGACGAGGTGTTCACCGCGCACATCCGCAACGAGCACCGCCTGGTCGCCGGGCTCGACCAGGATCAGCGCGCCGCCCTGGTGACGCTGCTCGGCAGCTGGCTCGCCGACGTGGAGAACGCCGACTAG
- a CDS encoding AI-2E family transporter — protein sequence MAEQNPRRVAGQRRGPAGGDEEGVPRWLRTSAGTTWRLLVLLVGVGVVFYATAQVKLLFIAVFIALVLTAVLRPLVDIYAKVMPRPVATALGLLTGFLVFSGLIFYVAYSVANQWSALSDQFGAGIDQIVDFLENGPLPFTITNDQIGHWIENGQTWVQEHAGDIASQAAAQAGSVVEVFTAMALALFSAIFFLARGKDMWTWFLNQLPARVRSTWQTAGGAGWFTFSGYTRGTVIIAVTDGILAAILLTIVGVPLAAPLAVLVMIGAFIPLIGAPSAMVIAMIVALAANGPIQAAIVGLGIAAIGQFEGHILQPLVMGKQVSLHPVVVALAVTAGTLTAGILGAVIAVPLVAVVWAVYSRLHTPDPPMVEEDDEAVPEESEDEAEPA from the coding sequence ATGGCCGAGCAGAACCCACGCCGGGTGGCGGGGCAGCGTCGAGGGCCTGCGGGTGGCGACGAGGAGGGCGTGCCGCGCTGGTTGCGCACCTCCGCGGGGACGACCTGGCGACTGTTGGTGCTGCTGGTCGGAGTCGGGGTGGTGTTCTATGCCACGGCGCAGGTGAAGCTGCTGTTCATCGCGGTGTTCATCGCGCTGGTGCTGACAGCGGTGCTGCGTCCGCTGGTGGACATCTACGCGAAGGTGATGCCGCGCCCGGTGGCGACCGCGTTGGGGCTGTTGACCGGGTTCCTGGTGTTCTCCGGGCTCATCTTCTACGTGGCCTACTCGGTGGCGAACCAGTGGAGCGCGCTGTCCGACCAGTTCGGCGCGGGCATCGACCAGATCGTCGACTTCCTGGAGAACGGGCCGCTGCCGTTCACGATCACCAACGACCAGATCGGGCACTGGATCGAGAACGGCCAGACCTGGGTGCAGGAGCACGCCGGGGACATCGCGAGCCAGGCGGCTGCGCAGGCGGGGTCCGTGGTCGAGGTGTTCACCGCGATGGCCCTGGCGCTGTTCAGCGCGATCTTCTTCCTGGCCCGTGGCAAGGACATGTGGACCTGGTTCCTGAACCAGCTGCCGGCCCGGGTGCGTTCGACCTGGCAGACGGCGGGTGGTGCCGGGTGGTTCACGTTCTCCGGCTACACCCGGGGGACCGTGATCATCGCGGTGACCGACGGCATCCTAGCGGCGATCCTGCTGACGATCGTGGGGGTGCCGTTGGCGGCCCCGTTGGCGGTGCTGGTGATGATCGGTGCGTTCATCCCGCTGATCGGCGCGCCGTCGGCGATGGTGATCGCGATGATCGTGGCGTTGGCGGCGAACGGTCCGATCCAGGCGGCGATCGTCGGTCTGGGGATCGCGGCGATCGGGCAGTTCGAGGGGCACATCCTGCAGCCGTTGGTGATGGGCAAGCAGGTGTCGCTGCATCCGGTGGTGGTGGCGCTGGCGGTGACCGCCGGGACGTTGACGGCGGGCATCCTGGGGGCGGTGATCGCGGTGCCGCTGGTGGCGGTGGTCTGGGCGGTGTACTCCCGGCTGCACACCCCGGACCCGCCGATGGTCGAGGAGGACGACGAGGCGGTGCCGGAGGAGTCCGAGGACGAGGCCGAGCCCGCCTAG
- a CDS encoding 4'-phosphopantetheinyl transferase superfamily protein: MSLALVHRVALADDGGVRVIGARGHDVGTHGESALATALGLPVVIRSTVDIGRCWPLFPAEEATVAGSAPQRRAQFAAARACARAAMRDLMIEPAAILPVGGTGPMWRTRAPRWPHGVVGSLTHTAGFAAAALGRSEHVGSVGLDVEPDLALPHGVWDSVHVDGEDRCVADLAQGDATIAGDRLVFSAKEAVFKAWFPLTGRWLGFDDCQVDLRPDGTFCCGPTGDADPSHRLLEAVIGRWRVTSRGGTRHLLTAAAVPACIAPVTARTP; this comes from the coding sequence ATGAGCCTGGCGCTGGTTCATCGTGTGGCACTCGCAGACGACGGAGGGGTGAGGGTGATCGGGGCCCGAGGACACGACGTGGGCACGCATGGCGAGTCGGCCCTCGCGACGGCGCTCGGTCTGCCGGTCGTGATCCGGTCGACCGTCGACATCGGCCGGTGCTGGCCGCTGTTCCCGGCTGAGGAGGCGACGGTCGCGGGATCGGCACCACAACGGCGTGCGCAGTTCGCCGCCGCGCGGGCCTGTGCGCGCGCGGCGATGCGAGACCTCATGATCGAGCCCGCGGCCATCCTCCCCGTGGGAGGCACGGGCCCGATGTGGCGCACCCGCGCGCCACGGTGGCCGCACGGCGTGGTCGGCAGTCTCACCCACACTGCCGGCTTCGCGGCGGCCGCGCTCGGGCGCAGCGAGCACGTGGGGTCGGTCGGCCTGGACGTCGAGCCTGACCTGGCGCTGCCGCACGGAGTGTGGGACAGCGTGCATGTCGACGGCGAGGACCGATGTGTGGCGGATCTTGCCCAGGGCGACGCGACCATCGCTGGGGACCGGCTGGTGTTCAGCGCGAAGGAGGCGGTGTTCAAGGCCTGGTTCCCCTTGACCGGACGGTGGCTGGGCTTCGACGACTGCCAGGTGGATCTGCGGCCCGACGGCACCTTCTGCTGCGGGCCGACCGGGGACGCCGACCCGTCCCACCGCCTGCTGGAGGCAGTCATCGGGCGGTGGCGGGTCACCAGCCGCGGTGGCACCCGCCATCTGCTCACGGCGGCCGCGGTGCCTGCGTGCATCGCGCCGGTCACGGCGAGAACTCCTTGA
- a CDS encoding AAA family ATPase, with product MSLRLQERGYRRFSFDERAWDAGFRRHPVDQDVAERIHRGIDADALAAAAAGVPVVIDTSFWSRRSRDRIRALFAPLGIVPVVYYLRSDRDELRRRLDLRGDRGPNDVQVPGELMRQYVDGFEVPTPDEGPVKEFSP from the coding sequence ATGTCACTGCGCCTCCAGGAGCGGGGCTACCGGCGGTTCTCGTTCGACGAGCGGGCCTGGGACGCGGGGTTCCGTCGGCACCCGGTCGATCAGGATGTGGCCGAGAGGATCCACCGTGGCATCGACGCCGACGCTCTGGCAGCAGCTGCCGCCGGTGTCCCGGTGGTCATCGACACCTCATTCTGGTCGCGGCGGTCCCGGGACCGGATCCGAGCGTTGTTCGCCCCGCTCGGCATCGTGCCGGTGGTGTACTACCTGCGTTCGGACCGGGATGAGCTTCGGCGCCGACTGGATCTGCGAGGGGATCGCGGACCCAACGACGTCCAGGTCCCCGGGGAGCTGATGCGGCAGTACGTGGACGGATTCGAGGTTCCGACTCCGGACGAGGGACCGGTCAAGGAGTTCTCGCCGTGA